The Brassica napus cultivar Da-Ae unplaced genomic scaffold, Da-Ae ScsIHWf_1079;HRSCAF=1538, whole genome shotgun sequence genomic interval CGGATTCAAGGAGGCATTGCTACTGTCCCTGGCTTCGGTTGGTGGCCCATTAAGGCTTACCGGCCTTGTCCGGGTTTTGTGGAGGCCGGAGGTAGATACCGCCGCATAGGGCAGAGCATGGACGAGGTTGACTTTGGTCGTGGTGACTCTAAATCCACCACTTGATTTGTACTTAAAGTGGTAGTATGATACAATAAATATATGTACGTTCATACAATATAATCGGAAAGATAAATGAGTGGCGAGTAACCGAACCAATCTCTTACCGTCAATAAGATTATTGCATATGAACATATCCAGATTTATAAAAGACTTGGTATCCCCTACAATATTTTAACTTTAGATATGTTGGGAAAAACTCTTGTGATGGGAAGTAGACAACTAATCTTTAAGATAGCCTTTGTATATCAGAAAATTgattttctacaaaaaaaaatttgtatttgaaactTAGAATTCTTATAGAACTTTTTCTTGATGACTACAAGTGAACCAAGCATCCCTAATAAGTAGTACTACTACCTAACTCTAAAGTACTCTCTAATCCTTATTCACAATTCTTCGACTTCATCCTCATTTACAATACTTTTGGGTGTACAAACTGATTTACTTTACACGAAACAAGTGAAAGATGATTGTCTGGTTTATCCTTCTACCCACACATCTCCTTATCTAATTTCTCACATATACTCTGAGAAAATAGTAATTTAGAAACATACTAAAAAGAAACCGAAAACTGTATAAACACAACCACCATTTTTATCTTCTGGAGACAATTATTAATACTCTTTATACTAGTAAACGGGTATTACATCTCTCTTTCTgtaaacatataataataatgCAGAGCATCAACACCTGTCTTCAAGGTTGTTTTGTTAACTCAAGGGTTTTGCTCAGCAAAAACGTCCAAAAGAGAAAGCACCTCAGGGACGCTGAGTTCGAGGCGGAACTTAGGGCCGTCGTAGTGATGCAGAATGGGCCTGAAAGAGTCTTCCTCCAGCGGCAAACACACCTTCCTCGTCACAGCCCTCACCTGAGCAGGGAACCGAGACTCTCCCGGACATTTCTTGTCCTCAAAAGCGTTCAGCTCAATGTTCGTTCCCCCGAAGCTCGCCGCCTCGTAGATACCGTGAAGCTGGTGAGTGGAGTAGTTGTAGAGGAAGAGAGGAAGCCCCGGAGTGATGGCTCTGACGGAGTCCCTGTACCTGGGAGGCAAACCGAAAACCTGGCGCTTGAGATTCTCCTCCATGGTGTCGTTGTTGCAGACGAAGACGTAGCCGCCGATGGTCTCGTTCCTGGGGAGAGCCTCCGCGGGAGGAAGAGTCTTGAACCTCTTGTCCAAACcatcatcttctttcttgttgttgttcttaTGATGATTCTGATTCTTCCTATTCTTCTTGGGGATCTGATGATGATCTTCATTGATGATCCCTTTGCTCTTCAAGTTGAAGCCATAGCTGCTCTTGGGCGCGGGGGATGGAGAAGAGTAGATGCCCTTGTTGAAACCGCCGTTGACGTTGTCGGAGTTGAATTGCCACGTGTCGTTGAAAGGGCTGGTGGTGAGTTTGTCGGTGTGGTTGAAATTGACGTTGGTGGTGGATGTGGATTTTGAGCCGACGGGTCCGAAACCGTTGGGGATGGAGTGCTTCCAGTTGTTCCACGTGGAAGAAGACTTGTTGTTGATGTCGGAAGAAgccttgttgttgttgttgttgtgataCTCGACATGGTTTTTGTCGGAGGCGGCGATGTCGAAGTTTCTACGGCCGTCGGTGCGTTTGGTGCTCCAGATGGAGTCGTTTAACGACAGATTCGCCAGGTTGTGAGGCGTCTGGACTCTTAACTGGTCGCTGAACTGCCAAAACGATTGCTGATTATTGTTAttatccatctctctctctctggttttGGTTTACTGCAATTAATCTGGTAGATATCGAAATTAGAGATGCGATTTGAGGGAGGGGTGAATGAAATTGTGAGATCTGGGAGGGTTGTTGTTAAGTAGAAGAGTTTGGTGAGAAGATTTGTATGTAGAAAAGTTGTAAGGTTTTCATTGGAGCAGTTGTGTcatcttatttattattataaacacACATAACACATCCAGTCGAAATTTCTACGAAAGTGACaaacctattttttattatcatttcttttttatatatattctcctCCCAAGGTTGCGTGTGAATACGAAAAAGGGGTttagataaagaaaaaaaaaagctaaatcAATCgaataaatccaaaaatataaactaaatcaCCAGATTTATTAGTCGTATTTAACTATTTATGTTTGTCTAATgtatttatgtttatgtttttttgttaacttgAGTGAGGGGTTGGAGAGGCGGCAGGTAGCAGAGACGCGGTCTAGTCTCTAGAAGAAGCTAGACGTGGCTCATTACGAGATGTGAGAGAGAGTAAGAAAGTcaaatagatatttatttttcttttaattaatttgtaaacTTTCTATAAATTGAGTTGATATGTCTTACAGGCTAAGGCTTTGTGCTTTGTGGACCAgaccaaatctttttttttttgaaaagtccGACAAAAACGCGTTGACGAGAAGGGAAGAGAGTGGTCGCGTCATTCAAGCAAAGCAAAATCTGCGGCGGTAACACGTATTAGATACCCAGAAGCTTCTATTGAGATATTGTACAATGTTCAAGTCCATTAGTTTTACTTGTTATTCGATTGGCCCATTTATTAAGTCCGCACACTAGATACTAATTGGGCTTCTTTTAAGATGTTATAGCCTATTAATTTTTGGCATGGAGTCTTACGGGTTGTTGAGATTGATCAGCCCCATACTACAAAAGTAATTCTACGTACTTTCTTTCTTTGGAACCAAGTCATCGCCGGTGAAAGAAATGGAGAGATG includes:
- the LOC106446335 gene encoding DCD domain-containing protein NRP-like, coding for MDNNNNQQSFWQFSDQLRVQTPHNLANLSLNDSIWSTKRTDGRRNFDIAASDKNHVEYHNNNNNKASSDINNKSSSTWNNWKHSIPNGFGPVGSKSTSTTNVNFNHTDKLTTSPFNDTWQFNSDNVNGGFNKGIYSSPSPAPKSSYGFNLKSKGIINEDHHQIPKKNRKNQNHHKNNNKKEDDGLDKRFKTLPPAEALPRNETIGGYVFVCNNDTMEENLKRQVFGLPPRYRDSVRAITPGLPLFLYNYSTHQLHGIYEAASFGGTNIELNAFEDKKCPGESRFPAQVRAVTRKVCLPLEEDSFRPILHHYDGPKFRLELSVPEVLSLLDVFAEQNP